The genome window AATGCGTCTGAGCTAACTCAGGCGCATTTTTAATGAGGGAATAACCTTCCTAATCCGCTGGATCAGTCTCAAAGCTTGGTCAAAGGACGTATCAACTTAGTGTTAAATAATGAACTTATCTTAAAATCTCTTAAATTTAGAGATGGCTTTTCAATCCAGCGATAGCTAGGAATAGCCAGCAAAGTAGTTAACCCCAAGGAAAGAAGAAAATAGACGGAGAATCCGTATTTGTTAACCTTAAAGAAGGCAAGAATTTGTTGTATAGGAAACGCATAAATATATAACCCGTAAGAAAAGTCTCCATATCGATCAAAATGACTAAAAGGGAGTTCACAGGCAAGCCAAAAAATCACGTAAGAGAGTGATGGACCTAGTAGAAGTGCAAAGATAGGCTGATGAATGCCACAAATTATACTTATTAGTGTTAATACAGCAGAAAAAATAAAGATACGCGTACTAAAAATTATATCTTTTGAATATAAAAATAAAACAGAGCCGGAAAAGAAATACATCATCATTCTTAAACCTTCTTTGTCCGCTAGTAAATTAGAAAATTTGGCTCCTGTACCAGGGATTAGACTTTCTAATGTGTATCCTCCCCATAAAAATATAAATATTCCAATCACAAAGACTCTAGCTGACTTTAGAATATGCAATCTGCCTAGAATGCCGATTGCTAGGTAGCACTTAAATTCATATATCAATGTCCACAGAGAGCCGTTGAAGGCGGAAGGAAACGGAATATTATTCAAGAGACCAGCAACGCCATATTGGTTCATTCTGAGAAGGAAATTTACCTTGATGTAGTTAATAGGATTGTCTATTTTAGACTGGAAATAGTTATTCAGATTGCCATGTGTAGCAAGATAGACAATAGGAGCAAAAAATAGAATGGTTATTAACAAACACACCCAAAAACCTGGAAATATCCTGAGAAATCGATGCCATAAAAAACGTGAGATCGATACAGATCTAATATAGCTACGTGTGATTAAGAAGCCGCTGATAATGAAGAAGCAATCAACTGCAAGTTCTCCGTAGCTTCCTTGAAATACTTTAAATATCCTTTCAGAACCAAAGCCTCCTAAAACAAATGAATGTGAGAACACAACCAGGGCTGCGAACAAAAATCTTAAAAACCCTAAGCTATTCTTTTTAGATTCAAAAACTTGGCTTAAATTGCGCATAGACTTTGATTGTTCATAGTGATTTTAGTGGAGTACAGAAATCCTTGGTATGAGAAGTAATTTAGCAAATTTTAATGCCTGACGTTAGTCACTCCAAGCTGATAAAGGGCCTAGGATTTTTTTGTGCTCTAGCTCTAAAATGGGAAGTACTTAAGTATGAAAAATGCAATACCCGATTCGTCTCGTGAAATAATAGACAAGAGTAGTTGTTTTGTTGAGGTATATTTACCTCGCATTATTGGTTTATGTCCCAAACTTACAAAGTTCAAATTCAGCATCAGGGCAACAGCCATGCTTTAGAAGTGCCAGCCGATCGCACCGTTCTGGAGGTAGCTACAGAAGCAGGCGTGGAACTGCCCAGTTCTTGCAATGCTGGAGTCTGCACTACCTGTGCTGCGCAGATTACAGAAGGTAACGTTGAGCAGGGTGATGGCATGGGAATTAGTCAAGAGCTACAGCAACAAGGTTATGCACTTTTATGCGTAGCTTATCCTCGCTCTGACCTCAAGATTGAAACTGAGAAAGAAGACGTTGTATATCATCTGCAATTTGGGCAATTCCAAGAGCGCAAGTAATTTCTTATTCTGAGATAAAAGCTTGCTTCAGGTTAGAAGTAGCCAGTTGCTAACTTCTCCAAAGTTAACCGTACTCAGCGGCAATGTGGCATAAACTAATACAGCGTTGGAATCAGCAACTATGACGACCCACTTTATTACGGCTGAAATCGATCTGCAAGAGTGCCCAGTAGCGATGCATCAAGCGATTGAGGCAGAACTGCAAAAGCGAGGTCAACCCTTGCGTTGGGCAGTTACCGATGTAAATGTAGAGCAACAAAAAGCCTATATTGATGCGATCGTAACCTCTGATGCAGCTACGTCTGAGACTGTAATCACGGCTTGATTCAGCGTCCCTACACTGTTTTACTAATTGTTCCAACCGGGATTGGAGCGGCGATCGGGGGTTATGCAGGCGATGCTCTGCCTGTAGCCCGAGCGATCGCCCAAGTTGCGGATTGCCTGATCACCCACCCCAACGTGCTCAATGGCGCTCAGCTTTATTGGCCCTTACCGAATGTACTGTATGTCGAGGGGTACGGGCTTGATCAGTTTGCCTCAGGACAATGGGGCTTGCGATCGGTGCATCAAAACCGAGTCGGGTTGGTTCTTGATCAAGGCATTGAACCAGAGTTGCGAGTGCGACAGCTACAAGCCGCCGATGCCACTCGCGCTACCTTAGGTTTGAACTTAACTGATTATGTCGTGACTGATGCTCCTTTAGGGGTGGAGTTACGCACTGCGGATTCGGGAGCTACTTGGGGCACAATTCAGAACCCGGATAGTTTGCTACGAGCGGTTGAACGACTGATTACGCAGGCACGAGCTGAGGCGATCGCAGTCGTGGCTCGGTTTCCGGATGATGTCGATAGCGAAGCGCTGCAACAGTACCGTCATGGGCAAGGCGTTGATCCCTTGGCAGGTGCAGAAGCGGTGATCAGTCACTTGGTAGTCCGAACCTTTCAAATTCCCTGTGCTCATGCGCCTGCTTTGGCACCGCTACCCCTAGATCCAGAAATTTCTCCCCGTTCTGCTGCGGAAGAGTTGGGCTACACCTTTTTACCTTGTGTGTTGGCAGGACTCAGCCGAGCGCCGCAATTTACAACTCAGTGTTCTCCCCACATCAAGGATGAAAGTGAAATCTGGTGCGATCGCGTGGACGCAGTCGTCATCCCTGAAACAGCCTGTGGTGGTAGCGCTGTGTTAAGTTTCAGCCACTCTCAAGCTCAAATCATTACGGTGCGTGAGAATCAAACTAAAATGCGGGTGCCGCCATCTCGGTTGGGCATCAAAGCCATCCAAGTGAGCTCTTATTTAGAGGCTCTTGGCGTGTTGGTAGCGCATCGAGCTGGCATTAGTCCGACTATGCTTCAGCCTCACGTTGCACCCATTCGTCACTTGGCCTGAAATCTAGTCTGAAACAGGTGTAACTGAATTTAGGTTTTCGTTAAGCTGTAACGGATCGACTATTTCTAGACCCTGTTGGTGTAGTAGTTGAGTTGTAACTTAGCCTTTCCCTAGTTTTGTGGCAAATCAGCTTCCTCAAACTCCCGAAACCGAAACTCTAACCCGCGTCCAAGTTTTAATTGCGATGGGCGTCACAGCTTTATTTTTGTTGATGGTTGCCAAGATTTGGCAGCGAGTGGGTGGGGTTCCTCTGCTACCACTGGATTGGATGGGAAATGCTCCCTTCTGGGGGATCGGACTTGGCTTAGGAATTTCTGCAACCAGCGCAATCATTTATCGCCTTTGGCCTGCTTATCGCCAAAGTGCAAATCTTTATCTAGACCTCGTGATTAAGCCTTTGGCTTGGCCTGATTTGGTTTGGTTGGGCCTTTTGCCTGGACTAAGCGAGGAACTGCTGTTTCGTGGCGTGATGCTACCCGCGTTGGGATTTGATCTGACAGGTTTAGCTCTTTCCAGCTTATGTTTTGGGGTACTACACCTCAGTAGTCCTAAAAATTGGCCCTATATGCTCTGGGCTATGGCCATTGGGGCGGTATTAGGGCTTAGTGCTCTCATTACAGGCAATTTGCTTGTGCCTTTAGCGGCTCATATTGTGACTAATTTGATTTCTGGCTGTGTCTGGAAGTGGCACAGTGATCAGAAGCCTAATCCTTCCGTTTGAGCTTAGCTATTACTTAAAGGGAAAACCTAGAACAGCGGCAGCAAATGGCTGCGCCTAAAATCTGAGTCCTGCTAAACCACTAGCGTTTTCTCGATGAATGCAACCATCAGCGATCGCATCGCGCAGAATGGCTACCAAAGACCGATCGCGATCGCTCAGGCTGCCTCGCTCTAACAAACGATGAATTTGAGTTTCAGCAGCAGGTGAGAGAACTCCGGAGGAGAGCGCGTTGCGAACAAAAAATTCAACGCTATCGGTCCTCAAACTGTTATCAGTGGCACTGCTTAAATTCAACATAATTTGATTAAACGAGAACCGAGGGAATGGCGGACAAAAACTTAGCTTCACTTCCACTTCCCTATATTCCTGAATGATTCTCTAAGCTTGCACCCTGCGAATGGGCGATTTCGTGAAGATTGTATGAAAAACAATAGTTGTAAGAATAAAGATTAGGAAGCAAGACAAGCATGAAAAAACCTCTCCTTTATGGGGAGAGGTGTAGTCTGGAGTGAAATTTAAATCAGAGAAATCAATTAACCGACAGCGATCGCCCCAGCAGCAGCAGAAGCCAATGCGGAGACAGCAGCGGTACCGAATAACCACCAGGCAGCAGTAGCAGCGGCTTTACGGGTTTCTTCAGCTTGATGCTGCGCTTGTCGCTTCAGGTCATCCAGGCGGCGTTGAGCTTCGTGTTGGATGCGTTCAGCCCGCTGGAGGACACTGTTTCTGGCCCCTTCAATTTGGTCGATGATGCGATTGGCATCTGCTTCCGAGATGTCTTCGCGGGAACTGAGCAGCGCCACCAAAGTACCGCGATCGAACTGACCGAGACGTGACCGCAGCGCATCAAATCCAGCTTGTGGATCATCGAACACGGTGCGTAGATCGCGCTTGATGCCTTCGTAGTTCAGTTCTGGACGGTCCAAGGCATTCAAGTAGTTGCGGATGCGACCAAAGATGCCGTCGATCACCGATTGAATCTGGTTCTGGATGTTCTGGATTTGCGCTTGCACTTGCTCCCGAACGGAGAGGACTTGATCAACGATGCGGCTGGCTTCTGCCTCAGTCATGTCAGAGCGCTGAGACAACAGAGCCACGATGGTCGAGCGATCTACATGGGAGAGGCGATCGCCTAGGCTACCCAACCCAGCGCGGGGGTCGCTGAGCAGCAATTGTAAGTCACGCTTAATCCCTTCTGGATTGAGTTCTTCTTTGTCGGTATTACGCAGGTAGTTTTCCAGGGTGGCTTGGAAGTCACGCACACGCTCTTGAGTCCGAGCAGCCAAACGACGCGGCGCTCTGACAATGCTGCGGATCGCTTCTTGGGTTTGATCTACCAGGCGATTGGCTTGCTCTTCGCTGATGTCTGGGCGTTGGCTCAGCAATCGCACCAACGTTTCGCGATCGACTTGAGACAAGCGTCTTCTCAGCGCCAGAGTACCTTCTTTGGGATCGTGCAACAGAGTTTGCAGATCGCGCTGGATGCCTACTGGATCGAGTTCTTGCAGGTTAGTGTTCCGCAGGTAGTCGGCGATCGCAGTGGTGGTTTTGTCGTATTGCTCTTTGGTCTTGCCTACAACAATCTGGGGCGCATGGGTAATGTTGTTCCAGTTGCTTTCGACTTGATCAAAGATACGATTGGCTTCTTCCTCACTAATGTCGGGACGTTGAGCCAACAGTTTGACAAAGGTATCGCGATCAACGGCGGAGAAACGCCAACGTAAGGCTCTGAAGCCAGCTTGGGGATCATCCAGTAAAGTTTGCAGATCGCGCTTGATGCCTTCAGGGTTGAGTTCGGAGCGACCTGTGTTTTGCAGGTATGACTCCAGACGTTGCCGCAACTCAGTCGCTTTTGATTCCGCTTGGTCTTGCACAGACTGAGCGTTGCCCAAAACGCGATCGCGAGTGCTTTCGAGTTGGCTAACAATGTGATCAGCTTCTTCCTGACTCAGGTCTTGGCGCTGAGCCAGCAACTGGACCAAGGTATCGTGGTCAAAGTGGTTCAGGCGATCGCGCAATTCTTCATAACCCGCTTCAGGATCTTCTAGCAGAGTTTGGAAGTCTCGCTCAATGCCTTCGGGGCTGAGTTCAGCTTTGCCAGTAGAGCTCAGATAATTCTCGACTCGACTGCGAAGATCCTGCGATTCCTCTTGATCCGCAGCAATCGTGGCAGTGGTGAGAACTTCTTGGCGAATGCTTTCCAGTTCGTCGGCAATATCTCCCACTCGAGCAGGAGAGAGATCGCCCCGCTGAGTCAACAGATCCACAAAGTAGCTGCGGTTCAACTGTTCTAGTTGCCGCTTCACCACACCAGGATCGGCTTGCGGATCGTAGATAACGTTGCGGAATTCGTACTTAATTGTTTCTCGATTCAAATGCCAAGCATAGGAATTGAGGATGTAGTTTTCGATATCCGCTCGGATAGGGTTGAAAGGGAGGGCAGGCGCTTTTTCAGCGACTTGGCTACCTACTTTATTAGCTTGCTCGCCCAGCTTATCTTTGAAGCCTTGTAACTGACCCATCACCTTCTCAACATCAAGGTCAGAAAGGTCAGTGCGGCTCAGGACAGTGCCAGAGAGGGCAGTCATACCAAACTGAGCAGCTCGCCCAATCAAGCCAGGAGGTTGCTGCTGTTGGCTGCCACCTTGATTAGAACGGCGGATCTCCGCAATCAGTTGATCAAGTTTGTTGCTGAACTCGTTGGAACGTAGGTTTTCTGGCTGAGCCGAAGAGAGATAATCTCGCAATTGGCCCATCAGATCTTGCTGACCTTGCTGGCTCAGCACTTGCTGCCATACGCCTTCTAACTGATCCACGATGCGGTTGATATCGCGCTTGGAAAGATCGGTGCGGCTGCTAACTAAGTTGACAAAGGTTTGGCGGTCGATGTGACTGAGGCGATCGCGTAGAGATTCCCCCACACCACCAGCACTCTGAGCCAAAGACTTTAGCTCTGGGGTGTTCACTAAGTTTTCAAACTCGCCCCGAATCCGCGAAATATCCAATTCAGACGGCTTCAAGCGATCGAGATAGTCTTCAATGGTTTCGCGAATGCTGACTGGGTCCATACCGACGGTAAGTTCCCGGCGCACGGCTGCGGCTGCGGCTTCTGCGGTTGCTACCACTTGGTCACTCGCAGATTTACCCGCGATCGCGGCAGTTGCAGTGCCCAGCACCGCTTGGAACCCTGAGGTGGCCGTGTTAACCACCGAACCAATTAAGGAACCGACCGTTGAGGAGCTCACCCACACTAGCAGCGTGAAGTAAGCAGCCCAAATGACCAGACCAACAATTGCGCCTAAAACAGCATTTTCAATCAAGCTCAGCTTAACGGCGAGTAAGCAAGCAATGAATAAGGTAATGGTGACCGTGATCAGAGTCCATAGGCCCACAGCAGTACCGATTTTGCGGATCGTGCCGCCCAAACTGCCTGAATCTTTGTGGCTGGAATGGCTAGAGTGGCTGGATTGATTGTCGTCAGATTGGTGGCCTAAATAAGAAATTCCTGCGGCTACAGAAAGGTTGGTTAAAACTAATTGAATGGCAAAGGCTAAGACTAGCCCTGCGATCAAAGCTACAAAAAATTGGGGACCTGAAAAGACAAGTGCGGCTTCTTCAGGAGTGGTGACTGATCCATCCACTGGCACTTGCGCAATCCAGAATTGCCCCTGGAATAATTCCCGTGCAATTCCTATATTGTGAAACATGATTTTCCCTCGTTAAGGCTAAGATCCACGCAAATCTGAGCTTGCCTGCATCCCAGCGCTATATTTCTGCAAAACTAATAACCCTCACGCTCAGAATCTCCGACTCAGAGGGTACAAAGCATCTCTCCGAAGTCTGAAATGAACTCTATAGGCGGATAAAGTTATGCAGCGAGGATTTCTAAGGACGTATTTCTTACGGAAGGCGAACCAGGGGATCAGAATTTGCTGCTAGTTCAAGACTTTTTTACTAACCAAACTATGTCGTCACGAAACCTTGTGATTCGCTAGAGGCGAGAAAAATGTGGTGGGGTCTACACCTGCTTTCTGTGCTGCTGCTAGAGCGATCGCGGGAGGAAAAATCCGATGTTCTTGCACTTGAATCCGAGCTTGCAGCGTCGCTGGAGTATCTTCCGCCAAAATTGGCACTGCTGCCTGCATCACAATCGGACCGCTATCCACTTCTAGATGTACATAGTGCACGGTACAGCCTGAAATCTTTACCCCCGACTGCAACGCTTGCTCTACCGCGCGAATGCCGGGAAAACTGGGCAATAAGCTGGGATGAATATTTAGCATTTGGTCGGGAAATGCATCAATCAGCACCTGCGTCACCCGCCGCATCCAACCTGCCATGATCACCCATTCCACCCCGTGCTGCTTCAGGGTCTCTGCAATTTGGCGATCGAGATCTTCACGCGACGCAAAAGTGCGGTGATCTAATAAAACAGAAGGAATGCCCCAGCGCTCTGCGCGTTCCAAAGCTTTTGCATTGCGATTGTTGCAGATCAAAACTGGGATTTTGGCATGCAGCTGGCCATCAGCAATAGCTTGAGCGATCGCCTCAAAGTTGCTGCCCGAACCAGAAGCCATCACGCCTAACCTTAAAGGAGTTGCCGCAGGTGTGGCGAATGTAGAAGCAACCAAAATCGGTGAAACGAGACTAGGGATAGAATCCGGGCTGGAAGTAGGCACCGCAGAGTGAGAAGTCATGAAATCAGGAAAAGATCGCTCGAAAATTGCGCTAGCGTAGTCGCTGACTAAGCGCTAGTCTCAGAATTGTAACAGCAGGGTTCTTGCATCCCACGCTTGTCAGTAGAAACTTGCTATGTCTTTGTGGTCGTCTCGTCGCCAAGTGTCTCATCAGGACAGCCCAACTGCGCCTCAGGCAGATTCCCAAACCTGGGTAGATAAAAATGAAGAAGGCGCGATCGCGGCTTGGTTATTCTTAGCGCCTGCTCTATTACTCCTGAGCATTTTTGTCTTGGGGCCGATCGCTTATTTGGTCTACCTCAGCTTCACGGCGGGGAGCTTTACTCGCACTGGTACTCATTGGATTGGCTTCAGCAACTACTGGCGCTTGTTGCTCAATCCCGATTTTTGGCAGGTGTTGGGAAATACGCTTTATTTCACAGTGGCGACGGTGATTCCGAGTTTAGTTCTGGCTTTGGGGTTGGCGGTACTACTAAACCGAACCTTTGCTTTACAAGGATTGCTCCGAGCTGCCTATTTTATTCCGTCTATTACTTCGCTGGTAGCGGTGGGGTTAGGTTTCCGGTGGCTGTTTCAAACCGAAGGACCGATCAACACTTTACTCGGCGCGATCGGGTTAGAACCGATTGCTTGGCTGGGTAGCACGACTTGGGCGATGCCTGTGCTGATTCTGCTGAGTATCTGGAAGCAACTCGGCTTCAATATGGTGGTGTTTTTGGCGGGGTTACAAACCATTCCAGTCAATCGCTACGAAGCGGCGGAACTGGATGGAGCTGATGCTTGGCAGCAGTTTTGGCACATTACGCTACCAGGATTGAGACCCACCTTAATTTTTGCGGCGATTACGACAGTGATTTTCACGCTGCGGAGCTTTGAGCAGGTGTATGTGATCACTGAAGGAGGACCACTCAACTCCACCAACTTGTTGGTCTACTACATCTATGAGCAAGCGTTTGCTCAATTTGATTTTGGCTATGCCGCCGCTGCTGCCACCGTGCTGCTAGGTGCTACGTCAGTACTGGTTTATTTGCAGTTGCAGACTTGGGGCGAATAGCCCGCTGGCCTTGAACCCGTTAACAATACTTGGCCGCTGCATTGAGATTCTCTACAATCAACCCATCCCTACAGGAGGAACTGCATCTTGATTAACTACATCACATTGATGCTGATTAACCTGACGGCAGGGCTAGTTTTATTGGCTAGCTTTGTTTATGAAGGTTTTGAGCATCCTAACCCGAAACGTTGGGTTCCTGGTTTCGGTATGGTGGGAGCGATCGCCCTTTCTACCGGATTCCATATGATTTGGCATTGGCCGATTCGAGGCAGCTACAACATTGCCTTTGGTGAGACGACGGTTTTATTCGGCATTTTGTTTGTGGGTGCGTCTCTGGCCTTAGCCCTAGGCTGGGATCTGCTGACTGTCGCGATTTACGCCTTCTTTGCTGGTGTAACCGCGATCGTGATTGGTGTCCGGATCATCGACTTAGAAATGACTCGTCGCCCATTAATTTCTGGTCTAGGCTTTATCTTGACTGGCTTGGGTGGGGTGTGTGCTGCCCCTGCGCTGTATTGGCGGGCCAACCGAGCGTTTCGCTTAGCGGGGGTCGGAGTACTGGCGATCGCCGCGGCAATTTGGGCGTTTACAGGTTATATGGCTTATTGGGGCCACTTGGAGGGTTCTAGTAACTGGGTGCCTCCTGGAATGCAGTAAGTCTTGCATGGGATAGCGCTCTTCGGCTCCGCTTCAATCAGACTGTTAGTTGGGACATAAGCCGTTCTGACACTCTGGCCCCCGGGCGATATGGGCATTATAAAAAGCTGTGACGGCTAATGGGTCGTAGCGATCGAGCTTCTGCAAATAGCCCCAGGCAGTCAGCGCGATCGCTGTATCCAGATTTGGGCGAGGGGTCAAAATAATTCGGGGATTGTTTTTGCTGAGGTCTCGGACCTGAGCTTTGATTTGCTTTAGCACTTGGCCTTGGATCTGGTCGGGTTTGTAGCTAATAATGACGCCACCATGCTCTAAATTGTGAACCAACCTTTCGTCCAATGGCGCTTTAGTATGGATGCCCCACTGCGCCCAAATGGCATAGTGGGGACCAGAAGTGGGAGGGTTAGAGTTGTACTTAACTTTCTTAGTTTCAGGAACGTGATCTTGGCCTAACTTTGGTAAGGCAGTACCAGGCAATTTAGTAGCGGCGGATAGGGGTGGCAAAGGTGAGCCAGGGGTTTCTATCTTAAAGAATTCATCTCCAGTAGATGCCTGAGCCTTTTGCTGACTCATGGGCTTGGTCTCTATCTGCTTAGAACCTGTATCTGATGATTGTTGCGTGCAACCTACTGCCACTAATGCCCCAACTATCCCAACAGAGAGGAGGACTTGGCGGCTGGCTAGAAACTTATTCTGCCATGTGCGGCTACGTCGCCGTGATTCTGGGTATTTGCTCACCTTGTTTCACCTAGTCTTGGCCCGTCTTGTCGCTGTTTTGCCTGAAGCAAGGCGCAGCTACTCTCATGCTAGATGAAATCACTAATTTCCTAGAGCGGCAGCAAAGCAGCGACTAGAATTTTGGCGACTAGGTGACACCTTACTTTTTTCTTGTAGAAATAAGAAGCCAGCAATTTGCCGATATTCAAAAACCACTTGTTCACAGGCGATTGCACATTTTTGCAGGCGATCGTCTAGGTATTTTTCGCATTCTCTAGCGCAGACATCCGCCAAATCAGCACAGGCTTGAGCAATTAAAGCCACAAAGCGCGGTCCCCGATTCATCAAAGTGGCGGCACAGATCCAACAAAGATCGGCACAGTCTCGACAAAGGCTAGCGTACTCTATTAAGTCAGTTGACTGAGTTTCAGCAGAAGCTTGGCATTCTAAAGCGCAATGATTAATGGCATCTAAAAAAGATTGATATTGATGATAAGTCATTTAAAGAACAATTAAATTCTTCTAGTTTGCTTATCGGCTGAAATAGAAAAACTTTCATCGCTCCTAAGCAAGACTTCTGAAGTTAGAGATTAGCAAACTGCATCTGTATTGCATTTATGCAAATAGAGGTATGGAGTGCGAAACCCCTATCAATACGCTATCTGCGACATGCCCTATTGATTAAAATCAGAAAATTCCTAAGCATGTATGGGAATAATTTAGCTTTATTAGATAAAAAAAGGTGCTCGTTTGCACCTGTAAGTTGTTCAAATTGTCAGCTAAAAATCCTTAAGCCACATCCCTATGCTTTAGAAATGAAGTTCATAAAAAATTAGAGCGTGGAGAAAATTAGGTCGAAAACATCTAACTTCTACGAACTATTGAGTCTCTTAGCCAGGATTAACTCGCATTAATACTTGGCCGTACTCGACTGGTTCGCCATTCTGAACCAAGACTTCCATCACCTCTCCGCTCACCTCAGCCTCTAACTCATTCATCAGCTTCATGGCCTCAATAATGCAGACAGTCTGGCCATTCCGAATGCGATCGCCAACATCCACAAAAGGCGGCTCATCGGGTGCTGGGGCTCTGTAGAATGTGCCAACCATCGGTGAAGTGACATCCAACCACTTGCTTTTATCTACCGAGGCAACCGTAGGACTTGCCGCAGGAGTAGTGGCTCCCATGCTGGGACGAGACTCAGGAGCCACTGAGGATGGTGTAGGGTTTATTACAATGGGTGGGGCCAACTCAACACTAGGAACACCACCACTACCAGCAGCCGTGGACTCGATCGCTGTTGTTTGACTACTGACTTGCACACCCTTGCGCACCGTAAGCTCAAAGTCAGCACTTTTGATGGTCAACTCGCCAATATCAGTCTGGCCCAGAGTGACTAGTAGGTTGCGGAGTTCTTCAAAATTCAATTGCACAGTGTTTATGACCCCAATCCAATGAGCTGTCTTCAATCAGCTCGTCTTTACTTAATTACACATTGTCAACAGTGCAATTTAGCACAGTGCCAACAAAGTACTGATCCCAGCTCTAGTCTTTTTCCCGACCTAGGTAGGTATCGCTGCGAGTATCAACCTTAATGCGCTCTCCAATCGTAATAAAGAGAGGCACCATGACTTGAGCACCTGTTTCTACGATCGCAGGCTTAGTGCCACCTGTAGCGGTATCACCCTTGAGACCTGGATCGGTTTGAGTAACTTCTAAAACCACTGAGTTAGGCAGTTCAACTTCCAGAACTTGGGCACCCCAACGAACGACGTTGACTTCCATCCCTTCTTTGAGGTACTTCACGCGATCGCCAATCTGAGAAGCGCTTAAGCGTCCTTCTTCGTAAGTCTCCATGTCCATAAAGACAAAGTCTTCGCCGTCTTTATAGGTATGTTGCATCGTGCTCTTTTCCAAATTGGCCTGAGGCACAACCTCTCCAGCCCGGAAGGTTCTTTCTACAACGTTGCCATTTTGGGCGTTCTTTAGTTTGGTGCGAACGAAGGCAGATCCTTTACCGGGTTTAACGTGGAGAAATTCCACAACTCGCCACACGTTGCCATCCAATTCAATAGTGACGCCGGGTCGAAAGTCATTACTGGAGATCATGAATCTTGTGTCTGGGCAGAACAATTGGCATCCTATTGTACCGCTGAGCGGGTACTTCCCAGTACCCCCCTTCCAGAAGTTGTGCAAACTGTTGATCTATTCAAAAATCAGAATCAAAAATCAATACCAGCTTGGCAGCGCTCCAGATTGTGATCTACCTCTGAATCTCTCTGGAGCTTCTAGGCGAAACACTGTGGCAAGATTAAAAATGGAATTT of Trichocoleus sp. FACHB-46 contains these proteins:
- a CDS encoding acyltransferase translates to MRNLSQVFESKKNSLGFLRFLFAALVVFSHSFVLGGFGSERIFKVFQGSYGELAVDCFFIISGFLITRSYIRSVSISRFLWHRFLRIFPGFWVCLLITILFFAPIVYLATHGNLNNYFQSKIDNPINYIKVNFLLRMNQYGVAGLLNNIPFPSAFNGSLWTLIYEFKCYLAIGILGRLHILKSARVFVIGIFIFLWGGYTLESLIPGTGAKFSNLLADKEGLRMMMYFFSGSVLFLYSKDIIFSTRIFIFSAVLTLISIICGIHQPIFALLLGPSLSYVIFWLACELPFSHFDRYGDFSYGLYIYAFPIQQILAFFKVNKYGFSVYFLLSLGLTTLLAIPSYRWIEKPSLNLRDFKISSLFNTKLIRPLTKL
- a CDS encoding 2Fe-2S iron-sulfur cluster-binding protein, giving the protein MSQTYKVQIQHQGNSHALEVPADRTVLEVATEAGVELPSSCNAGVCTTCAAQITEGNVEQGDGMGISQELQQQGYALLCVAYPRSDLKIETEKEDVVYHLQFGQFQERK
- a CDS encoding DUF3326 domain-containing protein, with the translated sequence MIQRPYTVLLIVPTGIGAAIGGYAGDALPVARAIAQVADCLITHPNVLNGAQLYWPLPNVLYVEGYGLDQFASGQWGLRSVHQNRVGLVLDQGIEPELRVRQLQAADATRATLGLNLTDYVVTDAPLGVELRTADSGATWGTIQNPDSLLRAVERLITQARAEAIAVVARFPDDVDSEALQQYRHGQGVDPLAGAEAVISHLVVRTFQIPCAHAPALAPLPLDPEISPRSAAEELGYTFLPCVLAGLSRAPQFTTQCSPHIKDESEIWCDRVDAVVIPETACGGSAVLSFSHSQAQIITVRENQTKMRVPPSRLGIKAIQVSSYLEALGVLVAHRAGISPTMLQPHVAPIRHLA
- a CDS encoding type II CAAX prenyl endopeptidase Rce1 family protein, which codes for MANQLPQTPETETLTRVQVLIAMGVTALFLLMVAKIWQRVGGVPLLPLDWMGNAPFWGIGLGLGISATSAIIYRLWPAYRQSANLYLDLVIKPLAWPDLVWLGLLPGLSEELLFRGVMLPALGFDLTGLALSSLCFGVLHLSSPKNWPYMLWAMAIGAVLGLSALITGNLLVPLAAHIVTNLISGCVWKWHSDQKPNPSV
- a CDS encoding MFS transporter — translated: MFHNIGIARELFQGQFWIAQVPVDGSVTTPEEAALVFSGPQFFVALIAGLVLAFAIQLVLTNLSVAAGISYLGHQSDDNQSSHSSHSSHKDSGSLGGTIRKIGTAVGLWTLITVTITLFIACLLAVKLSLIENAVLGAIVGLVIWAAYFTLLVWVSSSTVGSLIGSVVNTATSGFQAVLGTATAAIAGKSASDQVVATAEAAAAAVRRELTVGMDPVSIRETIEDYLDRLKPSELDISRIRGEFENLVNTPELKSLAQSAGGVGESLRDRLSHIDRQTFVNLVSSRTDLSKRDINRIVDQLEGVWQQVLSQQGQQDLMGQLRDYLSSAQPENLRSNEFSNKLDQLIAEIRRSNQGGSQQQQPPGLIGRAAQFGMTALSGTVLSRTDLSDLDVEKVMGQLQGFKDKLGEQANKVGSQVAEKAPALPFNPIRADIENYILNSYAWHLNRETIKYEFRNVIYDPQADPGVVKRQLEQLNRSYFVDLLTQRGDLSPARVGDIADELESIRQEVLTTATIAADQEESQDLRSRVENYLSSTGKAELSPEGIERDFQTLLEDPEAGYEELRDRLNHFDHDTLVQLLAQRQDLSQEEADHIVSQLESTRDRVLGNAQSVQDQAESKATELRQRLESYLQNTGRSELNPEGIKRDLQTLLDDPQAGFRALRWRFSAVDRDTFVKLLAQRPDISEEEANRIFDQVESNWNNITHAPQIVVGKTKEQYDKTTTAIADYLRNTNLQELDPVGIQRDLQTLLHDPKEGTLALRRRLSQVDRETLVRLLSQRPDISEEQANRLVDQTQEAIRSIVRAPRRLAARTQERVRDFQATLENYLRNTDKEELNPEGIKRDLQLLLSDPRAGLGSLGDRLSHVDRSTIVALLSQRSDMTEAEASRIVDQVLSVREQVQAQIQNIQNQIQSVIDGIFGRIRNYLNALDRPELNYEGIKRDLRTVFDDPQAGFDALRSRLGQFDRGTLVALLSSREDISEADANRIIDQIEGARNSVLQRAERIQHEAQRRLDDLKRQAQHQAEETRKAAATAAWWLFGTAAVSALASAAAGAIAVG
- the purN gene encoding phosphoribosylglycinamide formyltransferase — its product is MTSHSAVPTSSPDSIPSLVSPILVASTFATPAATPLRLGVMASGSGSNFEAIAQAIADGQLHAKIPVLICNNRNAKALERAERWGIPSVLLDHRTFASREDLDRQIAETLKQHGVEWVIMAGWMRRVTQVLIDAFPDQMLNIHPSLLPSFPGIRAVEQALQSGVKISGCTVHYVHLEVDSGPIVMQAAVPILAEDTPATLQARIQVQEHRIFPPAIALAAAQKAGVDPTTFFSPLANHKVS